The sequence TACCAGAATCAAGTTCGATTTTTGAAGAAGCAAGCCAAAAAGGAACGGCCGCAGTAACACTCAAAACCAAAAACAATCAAACCTTAACAAGCGAACAAGTTCTTGGCATTCAGCGCACTGTCAGCGCAGCCGTACCAAATGTTGCTAGTGATGACGTAGCGGTTATCGATACAAAAAACGGCGTGATCTCCGAAGCAGACACATCCAAAGAAGAAGGCAGTTCCGCTTATAAAAATGAAGTCGATATCCAAAATGCGATTGGGAAAAACGTGAAAACAGATATCGAAGGGACACTTTCCAGTATTTTTGCACTAGACAATTTTCGCGTCAATACAAATGTCACGGTTAATTTTGACGAAATCAAACAAAATACCGAACATTATCCAAATGACGGAAAAGTACGTAGCAACCAAAAAGATACATCAACAGACACATCGAAAGGTTCCGCCAATACAACCGAATCAGGAACCGCATCAAACGCCGACGTACCAAATTACACAGAACAAAATGGCGACGATACCAACACATATACAAGTGAAAAATCGAGTGAAACAACGAATTATGAGCTAGACTCTACTATCCAAGAAATCAAAAAACACCCAGCCCTTGCAAAAACAAATGTCGTTGTCTGGGTGGATCAAAATGCTTTAAATAAAAATGGTGTAGACATGGCCGAATTCACAAAAGCAATTGGCGTTTCAGCAGGATTAACGCCCAATATGACAACCGAAGAAGCAGGCGCAGCCGGAGAAACTGCAGCCGCACCAACATTCGAAGGCACTTTCCAAAATGGCGATGTGACCATCATGCCGATTCAGTTCTTAGACAACGCCACACCAGTAGAAAAAGATACAACAGAAAAAGCAGCACCAGCAAGCAAAGCCTGGATTTGGTGGCTTGCAGGAAGTTTACTCTTCGCCATCATTGCAGCTGGAATTATTGCCTACATTATCTTCCTTAAACGTAAAGAACAACTAGAAGAAGCATTGGAACCAGAAGAAAAAGACTATATTCCAGCCGAAGAAGCAATCATCAACCCAGAAGAACATCCAGATTTCAATTTCCAAACAGACGCATTCGATTTATCAGAACCAGAAATAAAAGCTCGCAAAGAAAGCTTGAAAAATAAACTCGGTGAAATGGCCAAAGAAGATCCAGGGCGCGCCGCAGCAGTCATCCAAAAATGGCTCAATGAAAGGCAGGAATAAAAATGGCAGAAACACTCAAAGAAACCTTAGAAGAAACAAATGCTGAACTAGAAACGGTTGAAGTAGAAGAAACAGAAGAAAAATCAACTTCTTCAGCAGATTCAGGTATTTCAAGACGTGAAAAAGCCGCACTTATTATTTGGAGCCTTGATGAACAAATCGCAACCGAAGTGGTAGATTTGCTCCCTGATGCATCCAAACAACGCCTTGCACGTGAAATGGCCAAAATGAAAGAAATGGATGGCGGCGCAGTGGAAGAAGCAACTAGAGAATTTTTAGGGGAATTAGAACTTCTTTCTGGAGGAATTGCCAAACTCGACCGCGAACACTTACAACGATTGTTCCCAGACATGACGACGGAAGAACTAAATCAACTCATTTACGGGGTAGAAGCAGAATCACGTATCGGCGAAACCGCGCTAGATATTCTACGCGAAATTGATGATGTCGATTCCTTATTTACAATTATTAGCGATGAATCACCGCAAACTATCGCGATGATAGCCTCTTACATGAAACCAGAAGAAGCATCAAAACTACTTGCTTTACTACCAGAAGAAAAAATGATTAACACTGTCATTGGCATCGCGAGCCTAGAACAATTCGATAGCGAAGTCATGCAAAATGTATCGAACTTACTAAGAATTAAGCTCGACACCATGTCGAATAGCTCACTGAACAAAACAGACGGCATAAAAAATGTTGCAAACATTTTAAACAACGTTACTCGCGGTTTGGAACGTACGATTTTCGAACATTTAGATGCCGAACAAGCCGAACTTTCCGAACGTATCAAAGAGAAAATGTTTATGTTTGAAGATATTATTCTACTGGATAACATGACCTTACAACAAGTTCTGGCCGAGATTCAAGACAACAATAAAATCGCTCGAGCACTCAAAAATGAAAAAGAAGAACTCAAAGAAAAAATCCTATCTTGCGTATCGAAAAACCGTCGCGATATGATTACCGAAGAATTAGAAGTCCTTGGCCCAATCAGACTTTCTGACGTTGAACAAGCCCAACAAGATATCGCCAATGTCGTCAAAAACCTGGAAAAAGATGGCAAAATAGTTATCCAACGGGGGGAACAGGATGTCCTCATCTAATCCGCGAATTCCAAAAGGTAAAGTCACTTTGTCCGATGTGAAAATGGAATTGTTCTATTTAGACGATATAGAAGAAACAGAAGAAATCGAGTCACCATATTCGAAAGAACTTGAACAACTAGAAAGCCATCAAAAAGAA comes from Listeria monocytogenes and encodes:
- the fliF gene encoding flagellar basal-body MS-ring/collar protein FliF, with the translated sequence MAKIKTMYSKLKNWHKGAILVGLFVVVTVLLLYMNTPKTEVTLYKNLSETSQQQVTDQLAKMGVDYTVDKSGNILVDEKVETLVRDKFADLGIPYTGQDGNDILLNSSLGASEEDKKMQEKVGTKVNLEKEIVQSYGTTIDSASVQLTLPESSSIFEEASQKGTAAVTLKTKNNQTLTSEQVLGIQRTVSAAVPNVASDDVAVIDTKNGVISEADTSKEEGSSAYKNEVDIQNAIGKNVKTDIEGTLSSIFALDNFRVNTNVTVNFDEIKQNTEHYPNDGKVRSNQKDTSTDTSKGSANTTESGTASNADVPNYTEQNGDDTNTYTSEKSSETTNYELDSTIQEIKKHPALAKTNVVVWVDQNALNKNGVDMAEFTKAIGVSAGLTPNMTTEEAGAAGETAAAPTFEGTFQNGDVTIMPIQFLDNATPVEKDTTEKAAPASKAWIWWLAGSLLFAIIAAGIIAYIIFLKRKEQLEEALEPEEKDYIPAEEAIINPEEHPDFNFQTDAFDLSEPEIKARKESLKNKLGEMAKEDPGRAAAVIQKWLNERQE
- a CDS encoding flagellar motor switch protein FliG, which produces MAETLKETLEETNAELETVEVEETEEKSTSSADSGISRREKAALIIWSLDEQIATEVVDLLPDASKQRLAREMAKMKEMDGGAVEEATREFLGELELLSGGIAKLDREHLQRLFPDMTTEELNQLIYGVEAESRIGETALDILREIDDVDSLFTIISDESPQTIAMIASYMKPEEASKLLALLPEEKMINTVIGIASLEQFDSEVMQNVSNLLRIKLDTMSNSSLNKTDGIKNVANILNNVTRGLERTIFEHLDAEQAELSERIKEKMFMFEDIILLDNMTLQQVLAEIQDNNKIARALKNEKEELKEKILSCVSKNRRDMITEELEVLGPIRLSDVEQAQQDIANVVKNLEKDGKIVIQRGEQDVLI